Proteins encoded together in one Thermomonospora curvata DSM 43183 window:
- a CDS encoding ABC transporter ATP-binding protein — translation MSGEVLRLSGVGVRREQSMLLRGIDWTVHDDERWVVIGPNGAGKTTLLQIAATLLYPTEGTVEVLGERLGRTDVFELRPRIGFASAAVAERVPPEEKVIDLVLTASYAILGRWQEEYDSTDVSRAVALLEALGCAELIGRRFATLSEGERKRVQIARALMPDPELLLLDEPAAGLDLGGREALVSRLSALGADPTAPAMVMVTHHVEEVPESFTHALLLRRGSVVAMGKVEEVFTPEHLSECFGLPLTVERQNGRWYARAS, via the coding sequence ATGAGCGGCGAGGTGCTTCGGCTCAGCGGCGTCGGGGTACGGCGCGAGCAGTCCATGCTGCTGCGCGGGATCGACTGGACCGTGCACGACGATGAGCGGTGGGTCGTCATCGGGCCGAACGGGGCCGGCAAGACCACGCTCCTGCAGATCGCCGCGACGCTGCTGTATCCGACCGAGGGCACGGTGGAGGTCTTGGGCGAGCGGCTCGGCCGCACCGATGTGTTCGAGCTGCGCCCGCGCATCGGTTTCGCCAGCGCCGCGGTGGCCGAGCGGGTGCCCCCGGAGGAGAAGGTCATCGACCTGGTGCTGACCGCCTCGTATGCGATCTTGGGACGCTGGCAGGAGGAGTACGACTCCACCGACGTGAGCCGGGCGGTGGCCCTGCTGGAGGCGCTGGGCTGCGCCGAGCTGATCGGCCGCCGCTTCGCCACGCTGTCGGAGGGCGAGCGCAAGCGGGTGCAGATCGCCCGCGCCCTGATGCCCGACCCGGAGCTGCTGCTGCTGGACGAGCCGGCCGCCGGGCTGGACCTGGGCGGCCGTGAGGCGCTGGTCTCCCGGCTGTCGGCCCTGGGCGCCGACCCGACCGCACCCGCCATGGTGATGGTCACCCACCACGTGGAGGAGGTGCCCGAGAGCTTCACCCACGCCCTGCTGCTGCGCCGCGGCTCGGTGGTGGCCATGGGCAAGGTGGAGGAGGTCTTCACCCCCGAGCACCTCAGCGAGTGCTTCGGCCTGCCGCTGACCGTGGAGCGCCAGAACGGCCGCTGGTACGCCCGCGCGAGCTGA
- a CDS encoding sulfite exporter TauE/SafE family protein, giving the protein MNALEAAAVFAAGIGAGGINAVVGSGTLITFPTLVALGFPPVAANVSNNIGLVPGSVAGAYGYRAELAGQRDRLLRLAAASLTGAIIGAALLLGLPEKAFGVIVPVLIAVSLVLVVTQPRLNAWLAARREHAHPHGGPWLWAGVLAAGVYGGYFGAAQGIILIALLGIFLDEDLQRLNAAKNVLAALVNGVAAVLFTAVWLLGRTEVDWVAVLLIALGATVGGLLGAKIGRRLPPMVLRGVIVAVGLTAIVNLITD; this is encoded by the coding sequence GTGAACGCGCTGGAGGCGGCGGCGGTGTTCGCCGCCGGGATCGGCGCCGGAGGCATCAACGCGGTGGTGGGGTCGGGCACCCTGATCACCTTTCCGACTCTGGTGGCGTTGGGGTTCCCGCCGGTGGCGGCCAACGTCTCCAACAACATCGGGCTGGTGCCCGGGTCGGTGGCGGGCGCCTACGGCTACCGCGCCGAGCTGGCCGGCCAGCGGGACCGCCTGCTGCGCCTGGCCGCCGCCTCGCTGACCGGGGCGATCATCGGGGCCGCGCTGCTGCTGGGACTGCCGGAGAAGGCCTTCGGGGTGATCGTCCCGGTGCTGATCGCGGTGTCGCTGGTGCTGGTGGTGACCCAGCCGCGGCTGAACGCCTGGCTGGCGGCCCGGCGCGAGCACGCCCACCCGCACGGCGGCCCCTGGCTGTGGGCGGGGGTGCTGGCCGCCGGGGTCTACGGCGGCTACTTCGGCGCCGCCCAGGGCATCATCCTCATCGCGCTGCTGGGCATCTTCCTGGACGAGGATCTGCAGCGCCTCAACGCCGCCAAGAACGTGCTGGCCGCCCTGGTCAACGGGGTGGCCGCCGTACTGTTCACCGCGGTGTGGCTGCTGGGCCGCACCGAGGTGGACTGGGTGGCGGTGCTGCTGATCGCCCTGGGCGCCACGGTGGGGGGCCTGCTGGGCGCCAAGATCGGCCGCAGGCTGCCGCCCATGGTGCTGCGCGGAGTGATCGTGGCGGTCGGGCTGACCGCCATCGTCAACCTGATCACCGACTGA
- a CDS encoding Rieske 2Fe-2S domain-containing protein — protein MTERASKMFRRRPRQPGTHAADVVDGLEHMTGLDGTIRAISSTISRLLRPGPVKDALHGVPVGHPAHPPLTDVPVGCWTSAAILDLIPGTERAAEALVAAGLAGAVPTALTGWADWSALHREQQRVGLVHALANSAAVALYAASLLARRRGRTATGRMLGFAGLSVLLGGAYLGGHLALRQAAGANHADKVSHLVSLGWHDLCPVDDLPDGWPVQRRLGYLNLFVLREGDEVHVLGDRCAHLGGPLHQGRIVTDEYNGTCVVCPWHGSVFRVTDGAVVHGPATGRPPSFETRVENGILQVRPIP, from the coding sequence ATGACTGAACGGGCGAGCAAGATGTTCCGGCGCAGACCCCGGCAACCCGGAACGCACGCGGCCGACGTGGTCGACGGCCTGGAGCACATGACGGGCCTGGACGGGACGATCCGGGCGATCTCCTCGACGATCTCCCGGCTGTTGCGTCCGGGACCGGTCAAGGACGCCCTGCACGGGGTGCCGGTGGGGCATCCGGCGCACCCTCCGCTGACCGACGTGCCGGTGGGCTGCTGGACCTCGGCGGCGATATTGGACCTGATCCCCGGGACGGAGCGGGCCGCCGAGGCCCTGGTGGCCGCCGGGCTGGCCGGGGCCGTGCCGACCGCGCTCACCGGGTGGGCCGACTGGTCGGCGCTGCACCGCGAGCAGCAGCGGGTGGGCCTGGTGCACGCCCTCGCCAACAGCGCCGCCGTCGCCCTGTACGCCGCCTCGCTGCTGGCCCGGCGGCGCGGCCGGACCGCCACCGGGCGCATGCTGGGCTTCGCCGGCCTGTCGGTCCTGCTCGGCGGCGCCTACCTGGGCGGTCACCTGGCCCTCCGGCAGGCCGCGGGCGCCAACCACGCCGACAAGGTCTCCCACCTGGTGTCGCTGGGCTGGCACGACCTGTGCCCGGTGGACGACCTGCCCGACGGCTGGCCGGTGCAGCGCAGGCTGGGTTACCTCAACCTGTTCGTGCTGCGCGAGGGCGACGAGGTGCACGTGCTGGGCGACCGCTGCGCCCACCTGGGCGGCCCGCTGCACCAGGGCCGCATCGTCACCGACGAGTACAACGGCACCTGCGTGGTGTGTCCCTGGCACGGCAGCGTCTTCCGGGTGACGGACGGGGCGGTGGTGCACGGCCCGGCCACCGGCCGTCCGCCGTCCTTTGAGACCCGGGTGGAGAACGGCATCCTGCAAGTGCGCCCCATCCCCTGA
- a CDS encoding sulfotransferase family protein, with product MRPPDVHIDDLAEPRFSPEAQQLIDGLTAMAPACTLEPEALMEMAVQQTEATGRRMEDFGDEAFREPLEILCRSLREEAGLAEHGKVVWHAQLLAQLTQRLRLQDLLNRHPEIHDVQIERPIIIAGLPRTGTTHLHNLLSADPALRPLPYWEACEPVPPPGEEGTIEPRIQRVAASLHLVHTTLPYLKRMFDLTPTYSHEEGGLLALTFASTHLEIQAMVPSYRDWYLGTDQTFAYEYLRTALKAITWLRGGGRWVLKAPQHLEQLGPLMKVFPDATVVITHRDPVAVTASLTTMLCYGLRMTTYPIDPHAVGAYWRDRSAIYMERCLRDRDLVPKEQSIDVLFHEFMADDIAMVERIYQVAGQPFTEETRAAMEAYMAEHPRGRHGRVDYRLADIGLELAERRRALAPYAERFGTKEEPVKER from the coding sequence ATGAGGCCCCCCGACGTCCACATCGACGATCTCGCCGAACCGCGTTTCTCCCCCGAGGCCCAGCAGCTCATCGACGGCCTGACGGCGATGGCGCCGGCCTGCACGCTGGAGCCCGAGGCGCTGATGGAGATGGCCGTCCAGCAGACCGAGGCGACCGGGCGGCGCATGGAGGACTTCGGCGATGAGGCCTTCCGCGAGCCGCTGGAGATCCTGTGCCGGTCGCTGCGGGAGGAGGCCGGGCTGGCCGAGCACGGCAAGGTCGTCTGGCACGCCCAGCTGCTGGCCCAGCTCACCCAGCGGCTGCGGTTGCAGGACCTGCTGAACCGGCACCCGGAAATCCACGACGTGCAGATCGAGCGGCCGATCATCATCGCCGGGCTGCCCCGCACCGGCACCACCCACCTGCACAACCTGCTGTCGGCCGACCCGGCGCTGCGCCCGCTGCCCTACTGGGAGGCCTGCGAGCCCGTCCCGCCGCCCGGCGAGGAGGGCACGATCGAGCCGCGCATCCAGCGGGTGGCGGCCTCGCTGCACCTGGTGCACACCACGCTGCCGTACCTGAAGCGGATGTTCGACCTGACGCCGACCTACTCCCACGAAGAGGGCGGCCTGCTGGCGCTGACGTTCGCCTCCACACACCTGGAGATCCAGGCGATGGTGCCGTCCTATAGGGACTGGTACCTGGGCACCGACCAGACGTTCGCCTACGAGTACCTGCGCACCGCGCTCAAGGCCATCACCTGGCTGCGGGGCGGCGGGCGCTGGGTGCTCAAGGCCCCCCAGCACCTGGAGCAGCTCGGCCCGCTGATGAAGGTGTTCCCGGACGCCACCGTGGTGATCACCCACCGCGACCCGGTGGCGGTCACCGCGTCGCTGACCACCATGCTGTGCTACGGGCTGCGCATGACGACCTACCCGATCGACCCGCACGCCGTAGGCGCCTACTGGCGCGACCGGTCGGCCATCTACATGGAACGCTGCCTGCGCGACCGCGACCTGGTGCCCAAGGAGCAGTCGATCGACGTGCTGTTCCACGAGTTCATGGCCGACGACATCGCCATGGTGGAACGCATCTACCAGGTGGCCGGCCAGCCGTTCACCGAGGAGACCCGGGCGGCGATGGAGGCGTACATGGCCGAGCATCCCCGGGGCCGGCACGGGCGGGTGGACTACCGGCTGGCGGACATCGGGCTGGAGCTGGCCGAACGGCGGCGGGCGCTGGCCCCCTACGCCGAGCGCTTCGGCACGAAGGAGGAGCCGGTCAAGGAGCGCTGA
- a CDS encoding formylglycine-generating enzyme family protein, with protein sequence MPSFDFDIPRRSPQEIAKGMVAIPGGTFRMGGEDPDAFPEDGEGPVRTVRLSPFLIDRYAVSNRQFAAFVKATGYVTDAERYGWSFVFHAHVAPGTPVMDAVVPEAPWWVAVPGAYWKAPEGPGSSITDRPNHPVVHVSWNDAVAYATWAGKRLPTEAEWEMAARGGLDQARYPWGNELTPRGRHRCNIWQGTFPVHDTGEDGYTGTAPVNAFAPNGYGLYNVAGNVWEWCADWWSADWHATESPATRIDPRGPETGTARVTKGGSFLCHESYCNRYRVAARTCNTPDSSAAHTGFRCAADPL encoded by the coding sequence GTGCCCTCGTTCGACTTCGACATCCCGCGCCGGTCTCCACAGGAGATCGCCAAGGGCATGGTGGCCATCCCCGGCGGGACGTTCCGGATGGGCGGCGAGGACCCCGACGCCTTCCCCGAGGACGGCGAAGGGCCGGTGCGCACCGTCCGGCTCTCCCCCTTCCTGATCGACCGGTACGCGGTGTCCAACCGGCAGTTCGCCGCGTTCGTCAAGGCCACCGGCTATGTCACCGACGCCGAACGGTACGGCTGGTCGTTCGTCTTCCACGCCCATGTGGCCCCCGGCACCCCGGTCATGGACGCGGTGGTCCCCGAGGCGCCCTGGTGGGTGGCGGTCCCCGGGGCCTACTGGAAGGCCCCCGAAGGGCCGGGGTCGTCCATCACCGACCGTCCCAACCACCCGGTCGTCCACGTCTCCTGGAACGACGCGGTCGCCTACGCCACCTGGGCCGGCAAGCGCCTGCCCACCGAGGCCGAATGGGAGATGGCCGCGCGCGGCGGGCTGGACCAGGCCCGCTACCCGTGGGGGAACGAGCTGACCCCGCGCGGCCGGCACCGCTGCAACATCTGGCAGGGCACCTTCCCCGTGCACGACACCGGCGAGGACGGCTACACCGGCACCGCCCCGGTCAACGCCTTCGCCCCCAACGGCTATGGGCTCTACAACGTCGCCGGCAACGTCTGGGAGTGGTGCGCCGACTGGTGGAGCGCCGACTGGCACGCCACCGAGTCCCCGGCCACCCGCATCGACCCGCGCGGCCCGGAGACCGGGACCGCCCGCGTCACCAAGGGCGGCTCGTTCCTGTGCCACGAGTCGTACTGCAACCGCTACCGGGTCGCCGCCCGGACCTGCAACACCCCCGACTCCAGCGCCGCCCACACCGGCTTCCGCTGCGCCGCCGACCCGCTGTAG
- a CDS encoding molybdopterin oxidoreductase family protein, whose amino-acid sequence MKRTAYRTCPLCEALCGLELSLDNDRVTKVRGDAADPLSKGFICPKGATLGSLDGDPDRLDAPLVRDGDRHVQTWWDAAFATVARQLRAVIERHGRDAVAVYIGNPNAHTVAGPLYNGALIRALGTRNVFSASTADQMPKHVSAGYMFGDPLAVPVPDLDRTDHLLMLGANPLESNGSLCSAPDFPGRLKAIRARGGRITVVDPRRTRTAALADQHIPIRPGTDAHLLFALVHTLFAEDLVQLGHLEGRVHGLDDLRALAVDFTPEQVADITGIRPLQIRRMARELAAAERAAVYGRIGTCTQSYGTLASWLVDVLNVLTGNLDRPGGAMFPRAAHIPLYRKKQPFTTGRWHSRVRGLPEVRGELPVAALAEEILTPGEGRIRALITIGGNPALSAPGSGRLEEALADLEFMVSVDPYLNETTRHAHVVLPPPRPTQSPHYDLALLNFTVRNYARYSPPAVPLPKGRPSEAEILARLALIASGDPDGDPAALDEMIVGATLAKAVTIPGSPVHGREPAELRKALTGRGVELRLDMMLRLGPYGEGFGADPEGLTLARLRDEHPHGIDLGPLEPRLEEVLCTASGLVELCPPTFAADAERLREGLGAAPPQGLVLIGRRHLRSNNSWLHNVPALVRGSNRCTLQLNPADAERLGINAGDTVRVTSRAGTLEAVAEPTDTVMAGVVSLPHGWGHDRPGTRLRVAGEHAGVNVNVVTDEQEVDPLSGNAVFNGVPVTVERVG is encoded by the coding sequence ATGAAGCGTACGGCGTACCGGACCTGCCCGCTGTGCGAGGCTCTGTGCGGGCTGGAGCTCTCCCTCGACAACGACCGGGTGACCAAGGTACGGGGGGACGCCGCCGACCCCTTGAGCAAAGGGTTCATCTGCCCCAAGGGCGCCACGCTGGGCAGTCTGGACGGCGACCCCGACCGGCTCGACGCCCCCTTGGTACGTGACGGCGACCGGCACGTGCAGACCTGGTGGGACGCGGCGTTCGCCACGGTGGCCCGGCAGCTGCGGGCGGTCATCGAACGGCACGGCCGGGACGCGGTGGCGGTCTACATCGGCAACCCCAACGCCCACACCGTCGCCGGGCCGCTGTACAACGGCGCGCTGATCAGGGCGCTGGGCACCCGCAACGTCTTCTCGGCCAGCACCGCCGACCAGATGCCCAAGCACGTCAGCGCCGGCTACATGTTCGGCGACCCGCTGGCCGTGCCGGTGCCCGACCTGGACCGCACCGACCATCTGCTGATGCTGGGCGCCAACCCGCTGGAGTCCAACGGCAGCCTGTGCTCGGCGCCGGACTTCCCCGGCCGCCTGAAGGCCATCCGCGCCCGCGGCGGCCGCATCACCGTGGTCGATCCCCGCCGCACCCGCACCGCCGCGCTGGCCGACCAGCACATCCCGATCCGCCCCGGCACCGACGCCCACCTGCTGTTCGCCCTCGTCCACACCCTGTTCGCCGAGGACCTGGTGCAGCTGGGCCACCTGGAGGGCCGGGTGCACGGCCTGGACGACCTGCGGGCGCTGGCGGTGGACTTCACCCCCGAGCAGGTCGCCGACATCACCGGCATCCGCCCGCTGCAGATCCGCCGCATGGCCCGCGAGCTGGCCGCCGCCGAGCGCGCCGCGGTCTACGGCCGGATCGGCACCTGCACCCAGTCCTACGGCACGCTCGCCAGCTGGCTGGTGGACGTGCTGAACGTGCTGACCGGCAACCTCGACCGGCCCGGCGGGGCCATGTTCCCCCGGGCCGCCCACATCCCCCTCTACCGCAAGAAGCAGCCGTTCACCACCGGACGCTGGCACAGCCGGGTGCGCGGCCTGCCCGAGGTCCGCGGGGAGCTGCCGGTGGCCGCGCTGGCCGAGGAGATCCTCACCCCCGGCGAGGGCCGGATCCGGGCGCTGATCACCATCGGCGGCAACCCCGCCCTGTCGGCGCCGGGCTCCGGCCGGCTGGAGGAGGCGCTGGCCGACCTGGAGTTCATGGTCAGCGTCGACCCCTACCTCAATGAGACCACCCGGCACGCCCACGTGGTGCTGCCGCCGCCCCGCCCCACCCAGAGCCCGCACTACGACCTGGCGCTGCTGAACTTCACCGTCCGCAACTACGCCCGCTACTCCCCGCCGGCGGTGCCGCTGCCCAAGGGGCGGCCCAGCGAGGCGGAGATCCTGGCCCGGCTGGCCCTGATCGCCTCCGGCGACCCCGACGGCGACCCGGCCGCGCTGGACGAGATGATCGTCGGCGCCACGCTGGCCAAGGCCGTCACCATCCCCGGCTCGCCGGTGCATGGACGCGAGCCCGCCGAGCTGCGCAAGGCCCTCACCGGCCGGGGCGTGGAACTGCGGCTGGACATGATGCTGCGGCTGGGCCCCTACGGCGAGGGCTTCGGCGCCGACCCCGAAGGGCTCACCTTGGCCAGGCTCCGCGACGAGCACCCGCACGGCATCGACCTGGGCCCCCTGGAGCCGCGCCTGGAGGAGGTGCTGTGCACCGCCTCCGGGCTGGTCGAGCTGTGCCCGCCCACGTTCGCCGCCGACGCCGAGCGGCTGCGCGAAGGGCTGGGCGCCGCCCCGCCGCAGGGGCTGGTGCTGATCGGCCGGCGGCACCTGCGCTCCAACAACAGCTGGCTGCACAACGTGCCGGCGCTGGTGCGCGGCAGCAACCGGTGCACCCTGCAGCTCAACCCCGCCGACGCCGAGCGGCTGGGCATCAACGCCGGAGACACCGTGCGGGTGACCTCCCGGGCCGGTACCCTCGAGGCGGTGGCCGAGCCGACCGACACGGTGATGGCCGGGGTGGTGAGCCTGCCGCACGGATGGGGCCACGACCGGCCGGGCACCCGGTTGCGGGTCGCCGGCGAGCACGCCGGGGTCAACGTCAACGTGGTCACCGACGAGCAGGAAGTCGACCCGTTGTCCGGCAACGCGGTCTTCAACGGAGTCCCGGTGACGGTGGAGCGAGTTGGCTGA